Part of the Sulfurovum sp. TSL6 genome, GCACCGCTATAGAGCAGGTTGAAGTCATAATAGGCTGATGCTCCTACATAATCAGAAGAGAAGTGACGGTTATAGCCTAGACTGCTTTCTTGGAAGTTGAGTATCTCATCAGCCGTGTAGGTTTTTGAAGAGTGGAGCCATTCAGTCATGACTGTAAGTCCATTGACAAAGCCATAGTCAGCCCCCACTATGGTCTGGTAGAACTCCTTATCTAAAAGTTTATCTTTGTAGAAACCTCCTTCGCTTCGCCACTCTATACCGGTATCAAAAAGATTCCCCTCTATCTCATAAGCTATCATTTGGGCATCATTGCTTGAGTAGACATCCAGTGCTACATCACCAATAGCAACATTGCCTTTGACCCTTCCTGCATACTTGTAACTGTTATCTTCTCGTTTTGCAACCACTCCCATTGCTTGACTCAGCTCTCCCAGTGCATAGGTATACGAAAGGGCAACATTACCGTAGATCTGATCGGGTTCAAGTGCAAGGGGGTTTCTGGGATTGAAGAGATCAGTAGGTGTCCATATCCTTCCCACACCCATCGTGATCTTTTGCAAACCAAAGAGCAGGTTATGCTTTGCATCGCCATAACCGACATAAAAACGGTGAAGTCTTCCGAACACTTCGCCTTTTTCATAATCTTTGGCATTGGTTTCTATGTTAAAGGGCGTATCCGCATTGATAGAGCGTAAGAACTGGTATTCAAAACTCTCTATATACGTTTCACCGTAATAGTTGTCTATATCTGCGATGATAGTGGCAAACCAGTTTCCCTCTTTGATCTTATCCGTTATTCGAAGTCTGTTGTAGTTATAGAGGGTTCGATCATCTTCAGCATAGGGTATCTTGGAGATTGTATAATTTGTGTTCTCTATGGTAAGGTCATGATCTACGGCCATGAGTGGTACCGTTAGACAGAGTAGTGTGAGATAGTTAACGATCTTCAACGACAACTCCATCATCTAGTACTATGATACGTTTTGACTGTTCCAGCACATATTTGTCATGAGAAGCGAAAATGACGGTAACTTGCTCTTTTTCATTGAGTGTGCGTAGCATATTCATAAGGCGCGCACTGTTTTTGGAATCCAGGTTTGCTGTGGGCTCATCTGCAAGTATCAGTTTGGGACGTGAAGCGACGGCACGGGCTACTGCTACACGCTGCTGCTGACCACCGCTGATCTCACCGGGAAGTTTGTCTAGTAGATCCTCTATCTGTAAGATCTCTGCCAATTCCACAGTACGTGCATCGATCTCTTTTGTATCAAACTTGAGCAGTTTCATGATGAAGCCTATGTTTTCTCGAACCGTGAGTACATGTATGAGATTGTAGGCTTGGAAGATAAAACCGATATCATGCAGTCTCAGCTTTGCCATTTTTTCTTCACTGTAAGCCGATATCTCTTCCCCCTCAAAAAATATCTCGCCGCTTGTAGCAGAATCAAGCCCGCCTATAATATTCAGAAGGGTTGTTTTACCAGAGCCTGACTCACCGCTGAGTGTGGTGAACTCTCCTTTTTCAAAGGTAAGATTGATATCGCTCAGGGCTTTGACCTCTTTTGGAGTATCAGGGTAGAATGTTTTATAGACATGGTTGAGTTTCATAACATTTTTCCTTGTATGACCTGTATAGGTTTGATCTTTTTAAGCTTTCTTAGAGGCCATATCACTGAAAGCAGGGTAGCAAAAAATACAGCAAAAAAAGCTTGAAAGAAATAGTAGAGATGCATATTGGCATACATGACAGCACTATATCCATAGAGTTCTAATCCTGCTTCAAAAGAGCGCATATCTACACCTTCAGTTGACATATACAAAAGGAAGATCCATCCCCCAAAAGCGCCTGCAAGATAACCAATCAGACCTAGAAAGGAGGCTTCCATAATGATCTGGTTTCTTACAGTTGTGTAGGGAGTTCCGATAGCTAGCATGATACTGAACTCACGTATCCGCTCTAAAACAGAGACAAGCATCACACCGAAGATACCCAGAGCAGCGACAATAAAGACGATCGCATATGAGGCTAGATTGAAGATATTCATATACTCTTGCATCTGTATCAGTAAAGGATAGAGTTCATCCCAGCGAAGCACATCGATATCAGGAAAGTGTTTTTTCAGTTCCTGTTGCACTATAGGGATATGCTCGGCATCTTTCACACGCAAAGCTATCTGGGTGGCACTTTGATGTACATGTAGAAATTTTGACATCTTTTCCATGGAGATAAAAACAGTATGGTCATCAATAGAAGGGTTGCCTGTTTTGAGAATACCGCTGATTCGAAAAGAGATAGCGTTGATCTCACCTGTCGCGTCTTGTGCCGTAAAGATCACACGGCTTCCTATGTTCAGGTTGAATTTTTTAGCTAATGCCGAACCGATCAGTGCGTTTTGATTCTTTTCCCCAAAGCTATACTCTCCTTGGGTGATGAAGGAATCAATCCCACCGAAATTCTGTTCATTTTCCAAAGAGATGCCTTTGAGGACGGCTCCAAGTGATTTGTGCGCGGTGGCAATGAGACCCTCTTTTTCCAAACGTACCGAGTAAGCTTCAATGGCATCGATCTTGGAGAAAGCCTCTACATAGTTTGAAACAGGAGTGAGTCTGTATTCCAGACTTTTGTTCAATCTATACTTTTTATTGTAGAGAGATATCTCTCCTGAGTCACTGCGGATGGTTGTATTGATCAAATGGAGGATCATACCATCATAGAGTCCCTGCAGTCCAAGCAGACCGCTAAGACTTAAACCGATCATCATGATCACCATCAAAGAGCGGGTCTTACGCCTCCAGATACTCAGCCAGGCAAGGTGTTTTGCTATTTTAAACATATCGCATCGCCTCCATTGCAGTAAGTTTATTGACCTTGAAGATCGGATAGAGTATGGCTGCCAGATTGAGTATAAAGATCGTCAGCGCATTCCATGTTATGGTAAAGAGATCAAAGTTCATAGGTATTTCATCACTGACCACACCATACTCTTTATAAGTCTCAGCGATACCCGATATCACGATAGGATTGAGTTCAAAGTAGTAGGCGATGGAAGCACCGATGAGGGTACCCAGGATGATGCTGATCGCAGCAAGGATCAGGATTTCAATAAAAAGCATTCTAAAAATATCTTTAGATGTCAGCCCCAAAGCACGCAATAGGCCTATTTCACGTGCCCGCGTATAGATACTGACATAGGAGAATATCATGATCACAAAAAAGATCACTATAAAAAAGATGGAGATGGAGATATATCCGAAAATGGAATCCACCAACATCGCTTGTACCAGTGCTGTGAGAAGTGTTTTCCAGTTGACTGCTTCATACCCTGAAGGGAGTGATTTTTGTAGATCTGTGGTCATTTTATCTATCTTATCATTGTTATGGAAGTCAAGGGTAAAATAACTGGCTATATTTTCACTCATCATCACGGTGTCAAGATAGGATTTGTTGACAAAGGCCGATTGGGAATCAAATTCGAAAAGACCCGTTTTGAAGATTCCTTTCACGGTAAAAAGATCCGCAGCGATGGAGTAATCGACGGAAGAACCAACCAGTGCTATCTCGCTGCCTACATTCACTTTAAGACGTTCGGATAGTTCAGACCCAATGTAGATGGCATTGGTGTCCGTATCTTTAAGGTATGCACCTTTGACAAGTGAATCGTGCAGTTTACTCAGCATTTTTTCGCGGGAAGGAATGATTCCTCCAATGAGACTTCCTATAGCTTTTTCCTCTCCAGAGAGCAGCGCATAGGTTTCAAACCTGGGACTATAGACTTTGATAGAAGAGTCTTTTGCAAGTATTGCATCAATACTATCAGCATCTTCGATGAGATGATCATAGCCACTTTCATCTCTATATCCATCAAGGTTCACATGTGCATACCCCGTATAGATCTCCACAGAGCTTTTGATGATCTGATGATGCGAACCATCCATCAGTGCAACATAGCTGATGAAGAGAATGGTGCTGAAGGTACTCAGAAGCAGTGTGGTAATACTTCTGCCCTTGGATTTCACAATATTTCTAAATGCAAGCGAATAAAGCATATATCACTACCTCGAATAGCGCTTTAACGCCTGTTTCGTAAAATAAGAAGGATCTATTTTGGTGTCAAAATTGACCTTCTCAAAGATCACTTTTGTACGATTCTTCTTTTTATTTGGATCCAGAGGTTTTAGTTCCATGACCATAGGGATCCTGTGTGAACCATGCTGTTCTATTTTAGAGAATGTCATGATCCTTACTTTTTCCATCAAGTCATCATAAAAAACCTCTTTGATCGGTACAGCATTTTTGAGGTCGACATCGATGATGATCTTTCCCCAAACCACAGCAGCGTTGGGTTTCGGGATCAGCTCTAATGTAGCGTCATTTCCCTGTTTTGAGAGAATTTTCGCATTGTAGTCTTCTTCCAAAGAACTCTCTTTGACCATATCGTCATTGGTAAAATCACTGCCCATCCAGCTTTGCAGCATCATAGATGGCGGTATTTTGATGGTACGCTCTATCTTGGGAATATACTGCCACATTTGATTGTCGATCTTTAAAAAGGTAATGCCCTTGTCTTTTTTGGGGTAGAGTATTTTGATAAAACTCTTGTCGTTCCCTTCGGACCAGCTTTCTATCTTGACTGTGCGTTTGCCACGCTTCGAGGTAACGATCATACTCATAGTGGAGTACATGTAGTCACCACGGAGATTTTTTTCAAGTTTTTTGATGATGGCCTGAGCTTCGTTGGCATTCAGAAAGAGGGTAATAAAAAGTAAAGAGACCAAAGATTTCATATAAACCCCTTTCTTTTTATTATAGCAAAATAGTAAACAGGTTTATTTTAGTTTTTCAATTCTCTTGGCATACAGTAAAAACACTATGCCAACAAACACGATACATGCTGTCACATAGAGTGTGGAGTGATAGTTTCCAAAATAATCGATCAGAGCGATACTGTATAGTGGTGCACCCACCTGACCTATGCCATAAGCAGCAGT contains:
- a CDS encoding ABC transporter ATP-binding protein, yielding MKLNHVYKTFYPDTPKEVKALSDINLTFEKGEFTTLSGESGSGKTTLLNIIGGLDSATSGEIFFEGEEISAYSEEKMAKLRLHDIGFIFQAYNLIHVLTVRENIGFIMKLLKFDTKEIDARTVELAEILQIEDLLDKLPGEISGGQQQRVAVARAVASRPKLILADEPTANLDSKNSARLMNMLRTLNEKEQVTVIFASHDKYVLEQSKRIIVLDDGVVVEDR
- a CDS encoding ABC transporter permease; this translates as MFKIAKHLAWLSIWRRKTRSLMVIMMIGLSLSGLLGLQGLYDGMILHLINTTIRSDSGEISLYNKKYRLNKSLEYRLTPVSNYVEAFSKIDAIEAYSVRLEKEGLIATAHKSLGAVLKGISLENEQNFGGIDSFITQGEYSFGEKNQNALIGSALAKKFNLNIGSRVIFTAQDATGEINAISFRISGILKTGNPSIDDHTVFISMEKMSKFLHVHQSATQIALRVKDAEHIPIVQQELKKHFPDIDVLRWDELYPLLIQMQEYMNIFNLASYAIVFIVAALGIFGVMLVSVLERIREFSIMLAIGTPYTTVRNQIIMEASFLGLIGYLAGAFGGWIFLLYMSTEGVDMRSFEAGLELYGYSAVMYANMHLYYFFQAFFAVFFATLLSVIWPLRKLKKIKPIQVIQGKML
- a CDS encoding ABC transporter permease, whose amino-acid sequence is MLYSLAFRNIVKSKGRSITTLLLSTFSTILFISYVALMDGSHHQIIKSSVEIYTGYAHVNLDGYRDESGYDHLIEDADSIDAILAKDSSIKVYSPRFETYALLSGEEKAIGSLIGGIIPSREKMLSKLHDSLVKGAYLKDTDTNAIYIGSELSERLKVNVGSEIALVGSSVDYSIAADLFTVKGIFKTGLFEFDSQSAFVNKSYLDTVMMSENIASYFTLDFHNNDKIDKMTTDLQKSLPSGYEAVNWKTLLTALVQAMLVDSIFGYISISIFFIVIFFVIMIFSYVSIYTRAREIGLLRALGLTSKDIFRMLFIEILILAAISIILGTLIGASIAYYFELNPIVISGIAETYKEYGVVSDEIPMNFDLFTITWNALTIFILNLAAILYPIFKVNKLTAMEAMRYV
- a CDS encoding outer membrane lipoprotein-sorting protein, with the translated sequence MKSLVSLLFITLFLNANEAQAIIKKLEKNLRGDYMYSTMSMIVTSKRGKRTVKIESWSEGNDKSFIKILYPKKDKGITFLKIDNQMWQYIPKIERTIKIPPSMMLQSWMGSDFTNDDMVKESSLEEDYNAKILSKQGNDATLELIPKPNAAVVWGKIIIDVDLKNAVPIKEVFYDDLMEKVRIMTFSKIEQHGSHRIPMVMELKPLDPNKKKNRTKVIFEKVNFDTKIDPSYFTKQALKRYSR